A stretch of Oncorhynchus mykiss isolate Arlee chromosome 14, USDA_OmykA_1.1, whole genome shotgun sequence DNA encodes these proteins:
- the LOC110488824 gene encoding NADH dehydrogenase [ubiquinone] iron-sulfur protein 8, mitochondrial-like isoform X2 — protein sequence MSTALCLLYCSRPVNSPALVSTLQPQCKGEGCTAITIEAETRADGSRRTTRYDIDMTKCIYCGFCQEACPVDTIVEGPNFEFATETYEELLYNKEKLLNNGDQWELEIAANIQADYLYR from the exons ATGTCTACTGCATTGTGTTTGCTTTACTGCTCCAGGCCAG TCAACAGCCCTGCCTTGGTTTCGACACTTCAGCCGCAGTGTAAGGGAGAGGGATGTACA GCCATTACCATTGAGGCTGAGACACGTGCAGACGGCAGCAGGAGGACCACTCGCTACGACATCGACATGACCAAGTGCATCTACTGTGGCTTCTGCCAGGAGGCCTGTCCTGTTGATACTATTGTGGAG GGTCCAAACTTTGAGTTTGCCACAGAGACCTACGAGGAGTTGCTGTACAACAAAGAGAAGCTACTGAACAATGGAGATCAGTGGGAGTTGGAGATTGCTGCCAACATACAGGCAGACTACCTCTATAGATAG
- the LOC110488824 gene encoding NADH dehydrogenase [ubiquinone] iron-sulfur protein 8, mitochondrial-like isoform X1 encodes MHFLSLFHSLSLSLSLQFLLSVMSTALCLLYCSRPVNSPALVSTLQPQCKGEGCTAITIEAETRADGSRRTTRYDIDMTKCIYCGFCQEACPVDTIVEGPNFEFATETYEELLYNKEKLLNNGDQWELEIAANIQADYLYR; translated from the exons atgcactttctctctctctttcactctctctctctctctctctctctccagtttctTCTTTCTGTGATGTCTACTGCATTGTGTTTGCTTTACTGCTCCAGGCCAG TCAACAGCCCTGCCTTGGTTTCGACACTTCAGCCGCAGTGTAAGGGAGAGGGATGTACA GCCATTACCATTGAGGCTGAGACACGTGCAGACGGCAGCAGGAGGACCACTCGCTACGACATCGACATGACCAAGTGCATCTACTGTGGCTTCTGCCAGGAGGCCTGTCCTGTTGATACTATTGTGGAG GGTCCAAACTTTGAGTTTGCCACAGAGACCTACGAGGAGTTGCTGTACAACAAAGAGAAGCTACTGAACAATGGAGATCAGTGGGAGTTGGAGATTGCTGCCAACATACAGGCAGACTACCTCTATAGATAG
- the ran gene encoding GTP-binding nuclear protein Ran, with protein sequence MAEGEPQVQFKLVLVGDGGTGKTTFVKRHLTGEFEKKYVATLGVEVHPLVFHTNRGAIKYNVWDTAGQEKFGGLRDGYYIQAQCAIIMFDVTSRVTYKNVPNWHRDLVRVCENIPIVLCGNKVDIKDRKVKAKSIVFHRKKNLQYYDISAKSNYNFEKPFLWLARKLIGDPNLEFVAMPALAPPEILMDPSLAAQYEHDLKVASETALPDEDDDL encoded by the exons ATGGCAGAAGGCGAGCCACAGGTCCAGTTCAAG ctTGTGTTGGTTGGCGATGGAGGAACGGGAAAGACTACTTTCGTCAAAAGACATTTGACGGGAGAGTTTGAGAAGAAATATGTTG CCACTCTGGGAGTGGAGGTGCACCCGCTGGTCTTCCACACTAACAGAGGGGCCATCAAATACAACGTGTGGGACACAGCCGGGCAGGAGAAGTTTGGAGGGCTCCGAGACGGCTACTACATCCAAG CCCAGTGTGCGATCATCATGTTTGATGTCACGTCTCGAGTCACCTACAAGAACGTACCCAACTGGCATCGTGACCTGGTGCGTGTCTGTGAGAACATTCCCATAGTCCTCTGCGGCAACAAGGTGGACATCAAAGACCGTAAAGTCAAAGCCAAGAGCATCGTATTCCATCGCAAGAAGAACCTCCAG tactatGACATCTCTGCTAAGAGTAATTACAACTTTGAGAAGCCCTTCCTGTGGCTAGCACGGAAGCTGATTGGAGACCCCAACCTGGAGTTTGTGGCCATGCCCGCCCTCGCCCCCCCAGAGATCCTCATGGACCCCTCCCTCGCTGCGCAGTACGAGCACGACCTCAAA GTTGCATCAGAAACAGCGCTCCCAGATGAAGATGATGACCTTTAA